One stretch of Bacteroidales bacterium DNA includes these proteins:
- a CDS encoding ribulose-phosphate 3-epimerase: protein MDHLVSPSLLAADFGNLQKDVLMVNQSQADWIHLDIMDGVFVPNISFGFPVIESVKRVAEKPLDVHLMIVDPDRYLTRFCEAGANVLTVQFEACPHLHRTVSEIRRLGMKAGVAVNPHTPVSLLKNILPSIDMVLIMTVNPGFGGQSFIPESYNKIAELRGMIDKGGYNVMIEVDGGIDTKNAARLIETGVNVLVAGNSVFSSKDPKGTIQKLKQLD, encoded by the coding sequence ATGGATCATCTTGTCTCTCCTTCACTTTTAGCTGCTGATTTCGGTAATCTTCAGAAAGATGTATTAATGGTTAATCAGAGTCAGGCCGACTGGATTCACCTCGATATTATGGATGGTGTTTTTGTACCCAATATTTCTTTCGGATTTCCGGTAATTGAAAGTGTGAAGCGAGTCGCAGAAAAACCTCTTGATGTTCATCTGATGATTGTCGACCCCGACCGGTATCTTACGCGTTTTTGTGAAGCAGGAGCTAATGTGCTGACTGTTCAGTTTGAGGCATGCCCTCATCTGCACAGGACAGTTTCCGAAATTCGCCGGCTTGGAATGAAAGCAGGTGTTGCCGTTAACCCGCATACTCCTGTTTCGCTGCTTAAAAATATTCTTCCATCTATTGATATGGTACTGATAATGACCGTTAATCCGGGTTTCGGCGGACAGTCATTTATCCCTGAGAGCTATAATAAAATAGCAGAACTCAGGGGAATGATTGATAAAGGAGGTTATAATGTTATGATTGAGGTTGATGGCGGCATCGATACAAAAAACGCTGCCAGATTAATAGAGACCGGGGTCAATGTACTTGTAGCCGGAAATTCTGTTTTCAGTTCTAAGGATCCGAAAGGTACTATTCAGAAATTGAAGCAATTGGATTGA
- a CDS encoding sigma-70 family RNA polymerase sigma factor — protein sequence MRQLKITKQVTNRDTPSLDKYLQEIGRVELISPEEEVVLARRIKSGETEALRKLVKANLRFVVSVAKQYQNQGMSLPDLINEGNLGLMKAAQRFDETRGFKFISYAVWWIRQAILQALAEQARIVRLPVNKIGSINRINRAFARLEQEFEREPNSQEIADTLEMVPDDVKEALKTNGRTVSMDAPISAEEDNNMYDVLQSVDTPSPDKNLINESLAYEIERALSTLSPREAKVLKLYFGLGMKHPFTLEEIGEELSLTRERVRQIKEKAIKRIQFTTRCRILKSYLG from the coding sequence ATGCGTCAGTTAAAGATAACAAAACAAGTCACTAACCGCGATACTCCATCACTGGATAAATATCTTCAGGAGATTGGACGGGTCGAACTAATTTCTCCTGAAGAGGAAGTAGTTTTAGCCAGACGAATAAAATCAGGTGAAACAGAAGCCTTACGGAAACTTGTAAAAGCGAATCTTCGTTTTGTTGTCTCAGTTGCCAAGCAATACCAGAATCAGGGCATGAGTCTGCCCGACCTTATAAATGAAGGAAACCTCGGTCTGATGAAAGCTGCCCAGCGTTTTGATGAGACACGCGGATTCAAATTCATTTCTTATGCTGTATGGTGGATCAGGCAGGCGATATTGCAGGCTCTCGCAGAGCAGGCCAGGATAGTTCGTCTTCCTGTAAATAAAATAGGGTCAATAAACAGAATAAACAGGGCTTTTGCCCGGCTTGAACAGGAGTTTGAACGCGAACCTAATTCACAGGAGATAGCAGATACTCTTGAGATGGTGCCTGATGATGTTAAGGAGGCACTTAAAACCAATGGAAGAACCGTGAGCATGGATGCACCGATAAGTGCTGAAGAAGATAATAACATGTACGATGTTCTTCAGAGTGTAGATACTCCTAGTCCTGACAAGAACCTTATAAATGAATCACTTGCATATGAGATAGAAAGGGCTCTGAGTACCCTCTCTCCCCGAGAAGCCAAGGTGCTGAAATTGTATTTTGGACTGGGGATGAAACATCCTTTTACTCTTGAAGAGATAGGAGAGGAGCTGAGTCTGACACGCGAAAGGGTAAGACAGATAAAGGAAAAAGCAATCAAAAGGATTCAGTTTACTACCCGCTGCCGGATCCTTAAATCATATCTCGGTTAA
- the miaA gene encoding tRNA (adenosine(37)-N6)-dimethylallyltransferase MiaA, with product MIVVLGPTCVGKTDISIDLAEKFNCEIISADSRQFFSEMKIGTAVPSDSQLNKIKHHFIRFISAREYYSASLFERDVLSLLPQLFKKNNVALMTGGSGLYIDAVCKGYDDIPDVDPEARKKYLRLYEREGIESLRVALKLLDPEHYSKVDLKNYKRILRALEICETTGRPYSSFLKKQKRNRDFSIIRIGLERDREELYARINSRVDEMITSGLEEEARQLYHLRELNAMNCVGYREFFEYFDGTITREKAIELIKRNSRRYAKRQITWWSKDGDIKWFSPENYQEIIEFLTNSLSLSR from the coding sequence CTGATAGTTGTACTGGGTCCGACTTGTGTCGGCAAAACTGATATTTCAATTGACTTAGCTGAAAAGTTCAATTGTGAGATTATTTCAGCTGATTCAAGACAGTTTTTCAGTGAAATGAAGATTGGCACAGCAGTGCCGTCAGATTCCCAGCTTAATAAAATCAAACACCATTTCATCAGGTTTATTTCTGCCAGAGAGTACTACAGTGCAAGTCTTTTTGAAAGAGATGTATTAAGCCTTCTGCCTCAATTATTCAAAAAGAACAATGTGGCTTTAATGACAGGCGGGTCGGGCCTGTACATCGATGCTGTCTGCAAGGGATACGACGATATCCCTGACGTAGACCCGGAAGCAAGGAAGAAATACCTCCGGCTTTATGAAAGGGAAGGAATAGAAAGCTTAAGAGTGGCCCTCAAACTTCTCGATCCGGAACATTATTCGAAAGTCGACCTGAAAAATTATAAAAGAATTCTGAGAGCTCTCGAGATCTGTGAAACGACAGGCAGACCGTATTCATCATTTCTTAAAAAACAAAAGAGGAACAGGGATTTCTCAATTATCAGGATCGGATTGGAGCGCGACAGAGAGGAACTTTACGCAAGAATTAATTCAAGGGTTGATGAAATGATTACCAGCGGACTGGAAGAAGAAGCCAGGCAGCTTTACCATTTACGGGAGCTGAATGCTATGAATTGCGTTGGATACAGGGAGTTTTTTGAGTATTTCGACGGAACAATCACACGCGAAAAAGCAATAGAACTAATAAAACGAAACAGCCGCCGTTACGCTAAACGGCAGATTACATGGTGGAGTAAGGATGGCGATATAAAATGGTTTAGTCCTGAGAATTATCAGGAAATTATCGAATTTTTAACTAATTCCCTCTCCCTATCCCGATAG
- a CDS encoding acyl-CoA reductase, which translates to MDLNERIKSFAELGETLRQILSDGYAGNGRDRSLHINNIINNQHLTNPWFTPANVRSALNAIADKLTEENLIHWTNSYPQLKEKTKPVSAGVIMAGNIPLVGFHDFLSVLITGNKLIAKTSSKDSELLIYISKLLCELNPEFGNKIVFTDEPLKGFDVVIATGSDNSSRYFEYYFGKYPNIIRKNRNSIAILEGDEPDKQLEALGTDIFSYFGLGCRNVSKIYLPKGYDLSIFTNRWKSFSDFISHQKYANNYDFNKAVYIVNKEKFFDTGFLLMKEENKLSSPVSVLHYEYYNSLNDVIKQTELMKENIQCIVGKHHIQFGQAQSPDLWDYADGTDTIEFLLKKNYAGIL; encoded by the coding sequence ATGGATCTCAACGAAAGGATAAAATCATTTGCGGAACTGGGGGAAACCTTACGACAGATATTATCTGATGGTTATGCAGGGAACGGTCGCGACCGTTCCCTACATATCAACAATATAATTAATAATCAACACCTGACAAATCCATGGTTCACTCCTGCAAACGTGCGATCTGCACTGAATGCCATCGCAGATAAGCTTACGGAAGAAAACCTTATACACTGGACCAACTCCTATCCGCAGCTAAAAGAAAAAACCAAACCGGTCTCAGCAGGTGTAATCATGGCTGGCAATATTCCTCTTGTAGGTTTTCACGATTTTCTTAGTGTGCTCATAACCGGAAACAAGCTTATAGCAAAAACCAGTTCTAAAGACTCTGAACTACTTATATATATTTCTAAACTTCTTTGTGAGTTAAATCCGGAATTCGGAAACAAAATAGTTTTTACTGATGAGCCACTCAAAGGATTCGATGTTGTTATCGCTACAGGAAGTGACAACAGTTCCAGATACTTTGAATACTATTTCGGAAAATATCCAAACATAATAAGGAAAAACAGGAACAGCATAGCGATCCTTGAAGGAGATGAACCAGACAAACAGCTTGAGGCTCTGGGTACTGATATATTTTCCTACTTTGGACTCGGATGCAGAAATGTATCAAAGATCTATCTCCCAAAGGGTTACGATCTGTCAATATTCACCAATAGATGGAAATCATTCTCAGATTTTATCAGTCATCAGAAGTATGCCAATAACTATGATTTCAATAAGGCTGTTTATATTGTCAACAAAGAAAAATTTTTCGACACAGGATTTCTTCTGATGAAAGAAGAGAACAAATTATCATCGCCGGTTTCTGTTCTTCATTATGAATATTATAACTCCCTGAATGATGTTATAAAGCAGACTGAACTGATGAAAGAAAACATTCAGTGCATTGTTGGCAAACACCATATTCAGTTCGGTCAGGCACAGTCACCTGATTTATGGGATTATGCTGACGGAACTGACACAATAGAATTTCTTTTAAAAAAAAATTATGCCGGAATATTGTAA